A stretch of Cynocephalus volans isolate mCynVol1 chromosome 9, mCynVol1.pri, whole genome shotgun sequence DNA encodes these proteins:
- the PCDH18 gene encoding protocadherin-18 isoform X1, which translates to MHQMNTKMHFRFVFALLMVSFNHDVLGKNLKYRIYEEQRVGSVIARLSEDVADVLLKLPNPSTVRFRAMQRGNSPLLVNEDNGEISIGATIDREQLCQKNLNCSIEFDVITLPTEHLQLFHIEVEVLDINDNSPQFSRSVIPIEISESAAVGTRIPLDSAFDPDVGENSLHTYSLSANDFFNIEVQTRTDGAKYADLIVVRELDRELKSSYELQLTASDMGVPQRSGSSILKISISDSNDNSPAFEQQSYVIQLLENSPVGTLLLDLNATDPDEGANGKIVYSFSSHVSPKIIETFKIDSERGHLTLFKQVDYEITKSYEIDVQAQDLGPNSIPAHCKIIIKVVDVNDNKPEININFMPPGKEEISYIFEGDPIDTFVALVRVQDKDSGLNGEIVCKLHGHGHFKLQKPYENNYLILTNATLDREKRSEYSLTVIAEDKGTPSLSTVKHFTVQIKDINDNPPHFQRSRYEFVISENNSPGAYITTVTATDPDLGENGQVTYTILESFMLGSSITTYVTIDPSNGAIYALRIFDHEEVSQITFVVEARDGGSPKQLVSNTTVVLTIIDENDNIPVVIGPALRNNTAEISIPKGAESGYHVTRIRAIDRDSGVNAELSCSIVAGNEENIFVIDPRSCDIHMNVSMESVPNTEWELLVIIQDKGNPQLHTKVLLKCMIFEYAESVTSTAITSVSQASLDVSMIIIISLGAICAVLLVIMVLFATRCNREKKDTRSYNCRVAESTYQHHPKRPSRQIHKGDITLVPTINGTLPIRSHHRSSPSSSPTLERGQMGSRQSHNSHQSLNSLVTISSNHVPENFSLELTHATPAVEVSQLLSMLHQGQYQPRPSFRGNKYSRSYRYALQDMDKFSLKDSGRGDSEAGDSDYDLGRDSPIDRLLGEGFSDLFLTDGRIPAAMRLCTEECRVLGHSDQCWMPPLPSPPSDYRSNMFIPGEEFPTQPQQQYPHPSLDDDSQPADSAEKKKSFSTFGKDSPHDEDTGDTSTSSLLSEMSSVFQRLLPPSLDAYSECTEVDRSNSLERRKGPLPAKSGGYPPGVAAWAASTHFQNPTTNSGPPLGAHAIVQPSSKWLPAMEEIPENYEEDDFDNVLNHLSDGKHELMDASELVAEINKLLQDVRQS; encoded by the exons ATGCACCAAATGAATACTAAAATGCACTTTAGATTTGTGTTTGCACTCCTGATGGTATCTTTCAATCACGATGTACTGGGCAAGAATCTGAAATACAGGATTTATGAGGAACAGAGGGTTGGATCAGTAATTGCAAGACTATCAGAGGATGTGGCTGATGTTTTATTGAAACTACCTAATCCTTCTACTGTTCGTTTTCGAGCCATGCAAAGGGGAAATTCTCCTCTACTTGTAAATGAGGATAACGGGGAAATCAGCATAGGGGCTACAATTGATCGTGAACAACTATGCCAGAAAAACTTGAACTGTTCCATAGAGTTTGATGTGATCACTCTACCCACAGAGCATCTGCAGCTTTTCCATATTGAAGTTGAAGTGCTGGATATTAATGATAATTCTCCCCAGTTTTCAAGATCTGTCATACCTATTGAGATATCTGAGAGTGCAGCAGTTGGGACTCGAATCCCCCTGGACAGTGCATTTGATCCAGATGTTGGGGAAAATTCCCTCCACACGTACTCCCTCTCTgccaatgatttttttaatatcgAGGTTCAGACGAGGACTGATGGAGCCAAGTATGCAGACCtcattgtggtcagagagttGGATCGGGAGCTGAAGTCCAGCTATGAGCTTCAGCTCACTGCTTCAGACATGGGGGTGCCTCAGAGGTCTGGCTCATCCATACTAAAAATAAGCATTTCGGACTCCAATGACAACAGCCCTGCTTTTGAGCAGCAGTCTTATGTAATACAACTCTTAGAAAACTCCCCCGTTGGCActttgctcctagatctgaatgcCACTGATCCAGATGAGGGCGCTAATGGGAAAATTGTATATTCCTTCAGCAGCCATGTGTCTCCCAAAATTATAGAGACTTTTAAAATTGATTCGGAAAGAGGACATTTGACTCTTTTCAAGCAAGTGGATTATGAAATCACCAAATCCTACGAGATTGATGTTCAAGCTCAAGATTTGGGTCCAAATTCAATCCCAGCTCATTGCAAAATTATAATTAAGGTTGTGGATGTTAATGACAATAAACCTGAAATTAACATAAACTTCATGCCccctggaaaagaagaaatatcttatATTTTTGAAGGGGATCCTATTGATACATTCGTTGCTTTGGTCAGGGTTCAGGATAAGGATTCTGGACTGAATGGAGAAATAGTTTGTAAACTTCATGGACATGGTCACTTTAAACTTCAGAAGCCTTatgaaaacaattatttaatcTTGACTAATGCCACGTTGGATAGAGAAAAGAGATCTGAATATAGTTTGACTGTAATCGCTGAAGACAAGGGGACACCCAGTCTCTCTACAGTAAAACATTTCACTGTTcaaattaaagatataaatgaCAATCCACCCCACTTTCAGAGAAGCCGATATGAATTTGTAATCTCAGAGAATAACTCGCCAGGGGCATATATCACCACTGTTACAGCTACGGATCCTGATCTTGGTGAAAATGGACAAGTGACATATACCATTTTGGAGAGTTTTATGTTGGGAAGTTCTATAACTACATATGTAACTATTGACCCATCTAATGGGGCCATCTATGCCCTCAGAATCTTTGATCATGAAGAAGTGAGTCAGATCACTTTTGTGGTTGAAGCAAGAGATGGAGGAAGTCCGAAGCAACTTGTAAGCAATACCACAGTTGTGCTCACCATCATTGATGAAAATGACAACATCCCTGTTGTTATAGGGCCTGCACTGCGCAATAATACCGCAGAAATCTCCATACCCAAAGGGGCTGAAAGTGGCTATCACGTCACAAGAATAAGGGCAATTGACAGAGACTCTGGTGTGAATGCTGAACTCAGCTGCTCCATAGTAGCAGGTAATGAAGAGAATATCTTTGTAATTGATCCACGATCATGTGACATTCATATGAATGTGAGCATGGAGTCTGTTCCCAACACAGAATGGGAGCTCTTAGTTATCATTCAGGACAAAGGCAATCCTCAGCTGCATACCAAAGTCCTTCTGAAGTGCATGATCTTTGAATATGCGGAGTCAGTGACAAGTACAGCAATTACCTCAGTAAGCCAGGCATCCTTGGATGTCTCCATGattataattatttccttaggagcAATTTGTGCAGTGTTGTTGGTTATTATGGTGCTATTTGCAACTAGGTGTAACCGAGAAAAGAAAGACACTAGATCCTACAACTGCAGGGTGGCAGAATCAACTTACCAGCACCACCCAAAAAGACCATCCAGGCAGATTCACAAAGGAGACATCACTTTGGTGCCTACCATAAATGGCACTCTGCCCATCAGATCTCATCACAGATCATCCCCATCTTCCTCTCCTACCTTAGAGAGAGGGCAAATGGGCAGTCGGCAGAGTCACAACAGTCACCAGTCACTCAACAGTTTGGTGACAATCTCATCTAACCACGTGCCAGAGAATTTCTCATTAGAACTCACCCACGCCACTCCTGCTGTTGAG GTCTCCCAGCTTCTTTCAATGCTTCACCAGGGACAATATCAGCCAAGGCCAAGTTTTCGAGGAAACAAATATTCCAGGAGCTATAG ATATGCCCTTCAAGACATGGACAAATTTAGCTTGAAAGACAGTGGCCGTGGTGACAGTGAGGCAGGCGATAGTGATTATGATTTGGGGCGAGACTCTCCGATAGACAGGCTACTGGGCGAAGGATTCAGTGACCTATTTCTTACCGATGGAAGAATTCCAGCAG CTATGAGGCTCTGTACGGAGGAGTGCAGGGTCCTGGGACACTCTGACCAGTGCTGGATGCCACCGCTGCCCTCGCCACCCTCTGATTACAGGAGTAACATGTTCATTCCCGGGGAGGAATTCCCAACGCAACCCCAGCAGCAGTATCCGCATCCGAGTCTTGACGATGACAGCCAGCCTGCAGACTCCGCTGAGAAGAAGAAGAGTTTTTCCACCTTTGGGAAGGACTCCCCCCACGACGAGGACACTGGGGACACCAGCACGTCCTCTCTGCTCTCGGAAATGAGCAGCGTGTTCCAGCGCCTGTTACCCCCTTCCCTGGACGCCTATTCCGAGTGCACCGAGGTGGATCGGTCCAACTCGCTGGAGCGCCGGAAGGGGCCCTTACCAGCCAAAAGTGGGGGGTACCCGCCAGGGGTGGCGGCCTGGGCAGCCAGCACGCATTTCCAAAATCCCACCACCAACTCTGGGCCCCCACTTGGAGCTCACGCCATCGTGCAGCCCTCTTCAAAGTGGCTGCCTGCCATGGAGGAGATTCCTGAGAATTACGAAGAGGATGATTTTGACAATGTGCTCAACCACCTCAGTGACGGGAAACACGAACTCATGGATGCCAGCGAGCTAGTGGCTGAGATCAACAAACTGCTGCAAGATGTCCGCCAGAGCTAG
- the PCDH18 gene encoding protocadherin-18 isoform X2 has product MHQMNTKMHFRFVFALLMVSFNHDVLGKNLKYRIYEEQRVGSVIARLSEDVADVLLKLPNPSTVRFRAMQRGNSPLLVNEDNGEISIGATIDREQLCQKNLNCSIEFDVITLPTEHLQLFHIEVEVLDINDNSPQFSRSVIPIEISESAAVGTRIPLDSAFDPDVGENSLHTYSLSANDFFNIEVQTRTDGAKYADLIVVRELDRELKSSYELQLTASDMGVPQRSGSSILKISISDSNDNSPAFEQQSYVIQLLENSPVGTLLLDLNATDPDEGANGKIVYSFSSHVSPKIIETFKIDSERGHLTLFKQVDYEITKSYEIDVQAQDLGPNSIPAHCKIIIKVVDVNDNKPEININFMPPGKEEISYIFEGDPIDTFVALVRVQDKDSGLNGEIVCKLHGHGHFKLQKPYENNYLILTNATLDREKRSEYSLTVIAEDKGTPSLSTVKHFTVQIKDINDNPPHFQRSRYEFVISENNSPGAYITTVTATDPDLGENGQVTYTILESFMLGSSITTYVTIDPSNGAIYALRIFDHEEVSQITFVVEARDGGSPKQLVSNTTVVLTIIDENDNIPVVIGPALRNNTAEISIPKGAESGYHVTRIRAIDRDSGVNAELSCSIVAGNEENIFVIDPRSCDIHMNVSMESVPNTEWELLVIIQDKGNPQLHTKVLLKCMIFEYAESVTSTAITSVSQASLDVSMIIIISLGAICAVLLVIMVLFATRCNREKKDTRSYNCRVAESTYQHHPKRPSRQIHKGDITLVPTINGTLPIRSHHRSSPSSSPTLERGQMGSRQSHNSHQSLNSLVTISSNHVPENFSLELTHATPAVEQVSQLLSMLHQGQYQPRPSFRGNKYSRSYRYALQDMDKFSLKDSGRGDSEAGDSDYDLGRDSPIDRLLGEGFSDLFLTDGRIPAAMRLCTEECRVLGHSDQCWMPPLPSPPSDYRSNMFIPGEEFPTQPQQQYPHPSLDDDSQPADSAEKKKSFSTFGKDSPHDEDTGDTSTSSLLSEMSSVFQRLLPPSLDAYSECTEVDRSNSLERRKGPLPAKSGGYPPGVAAWAASTHFQNPTTNSGPPLGAHAIVQPSSKWLPAMEEIPENYEEDDFDNVLNHLSDGKHELMDASELVAEINKLLQDVRQS; this is encoded by the exons ATGCACCAAATGAATACTAAAATGCACTTTAGATTTGTGTTTGCACTCCTGATGGTATCTTTCAATCACGATGTACTGGGCAAGAATCTGAAATACAGGATTTATGAGGAACAGAGGGTTGGATCAGTAATTGCAAGACTATCAGAGGATGTGGCTGATGTTTTATTGAAACTACCTAATCCTTCTACTGTTCGTTTTCGAGCCATGCAAAGGGGAAATTCTCCTCTACTTGTAAATGAGGATAACGGGGAAATCAGCATAGGGGCTACAATTGATCGTGAACAACTATGCCAGAAAAACTTGAACTGTTCCATAGAGTTTGATGTGATCACTCTACCCACAGAGCATCTGCAGCTTTTCCATATTGAAGTTGAAGTGCTGGATATTAATGATAATTCTCCCCAGTTTTCAAGATCTGTCATACCTATTGAGATATCTGAGAGTGCAGCAGTTGGGACTCGAATCCCCCTGGACAGTGCATTTGATCCAGATGTTGGGGAAAATTCCCTCCACACGTACTCCCTCTCTgccaatgatttttttaatatcgAGGTTCAGACGAGGACTGATGGAGCCAAGTATGCAGACCtcattgtggtcagagagttGGATCGGGAGCTGAAGTCCAGCTATGAGCTTCAGCTCACTGCTTCAGACATGGGGGTGCCTCAGAGGTCTGGCTCATCCATACTAAAAATAAGCATTTCGGACTCCAATGACAACAGCCCTGCTTTTGAGCAGCAGTCTTATGTAATACAACTCTTAGAAAACTCCCCCGTTGGCActttgctcctagatctgaatgcCACTGATCCAGATGAGGGCGCTAATGGGAAAATTGTATATTCCTTCAGCAGCCATGTGTCTCCCAAAATTATAGAGACTTTTAAAATTGATTCGGAAAGAGGACATTTGACTCTTTTCAAGCAAGTGGATTATGAAATCACCAAATCCTACGAGATTGATGTTCAAGCTCAAGATTTGGGTCCAAATTCAATCCCAGCTCATTGCAAAATTATAATTAAGGTTGTGGATGTTAATGACAATAAACCTGAAATTAACATAAACTTCATGCCccctggaaaagaagaaatatcttatATTTTTGAAGGGGATCCTATTGATACATTCGTTGCTTTGGTCAGGGTTCAGGATAAGGATTCTGGACTGAATGGAGAAATAGTTTGTAAACTTCATGGACATGGTCACTTTAAACTTCAGAAGCCTTatgaaaacaattatttaatcTTGACTAATGCCACGTTGGATAGAGAAAAGAGATCTGAATATAGTTTGACTGTAATCGCTGAAGACAAGGGGACACCCAGTCTCTCTACAGTAAAACATTTCACTGTTcaaattaaagatataaatgaCAATCCACCCCACTTTCAGAGAAGCCGATATGAATTTGTAATCTCAGAGAATAACTCGCCAGGGGCATATATCACCACTGTTACAGCTACGGATCCTGATCTTGGTGAAAATGGACAAGTGACATATACCATTTTGGAGAGTTTTATGTTGGGAAGTTCTATAACTACATATGTAACTATTGACCCATCTAATGGGGCCATCTATGCCCTCAGAATCTTTGATCATGAAGAAGTGAGTCAGATCACTTTTGTGGTTGAAGCAAGAGATGGAGGAAGTCCGAAGCAACTTGTAAGCAATACCACAGTTGTGCTCACCATCATTGATGAAAATGACAACATCCCTGTTGTTATAGGGCCTGCACTGCGCAATAATACCGCAGAAATCTCCATACCCAAAGGGGCTGAAAGTGGCTATCACGTCACAAGAATAAGGGCAATTGACAGAGACTCTGGTGTGAATGCTGAACTCAGCTGCTCCATAGTAGCAGGTAATGAAGAGAATATCTTTGTAATTGATCCACGATCATGTGACATTCATATGAATGTGAGCATGGAGTCTGTTCCCAACACAGAATGGGAGCTCTTAGTTATCATTCAGGACAAAGGCAATCCTCAGCTGCATACCAAAGTCCTTCTGAAGTGCATGATCTTTGAATATGCGGAGTCAGTGACAAGTACAGCAATTACCTCAGTAAGCCAGGCATCCTTGGATGTCTCCATGattataattatttccttaggagcAATTTGTGCAGTGTTGTTGGTTATTATGGTGCTATTTGCAACTAGGTGTAACCGAGAAAAGAAAGACACTAGATCCTACAACTGCAGGGTGGCAGAATCAACTTACCAGCACCACCCAAAAAGACCATCCAGGCAGATTCACAAAGGAGACATCACTTTGGTGCCTACCATAAATGGCACTCTGCCCATCAGATCTCATCACAGATCATCCCCATCTTCCTCTCCTACCTTAGAGAGAGGGCAAATGGGCAGTCGGCAGAGTCACAACAGTCACCAGTCACTCAACAGTTTGGTGACAATCTCATCTAACCACGTGCCAGAGAATTTCTCATTAGAACTCACCCACGCCACTCCTGCTGTTGAG CAGGTCTCCCAGCTTCTTTCAATGCTTCACCAGGGACAATATCAGCCAAGGCCAAGTTTTCGAGGAAACAAATATTCCAGGAGCTATAG ATATGCCCTTCAAGACATGGACAAATTTAGCTTGAAAGACAGTGGCCGTGGTGACAGTGAGGCAGGCGATAGTGATTATGATTTGGGGCGAGACTCTCCGATAGACAGGCTACTGGGCGAAGGATTCAGTGACCTATTTCTTACCGATGGAAGAATTCCAGCAG CTATGAGGCTCTGTACGGAGGAGTGCAGGGTCCTGGGACACTCTGACCAGTGCTGGATGCCACCGCTGCCCTCGCCACCCTCTGATTACAGGAGTAACATGTTCATTCCCGGGGAGGAATTCCCAACGCAACCCCAGCAGCAGTATCCGCATCCGAGTCTTGACGATGACAGCCAGCCTGCAGACTCCGCTGAGAAGAAGAAGAGTTTTTCCACCTTTGGGAAGGACTCCCCCCACGACGAGGACACTGGGGACACCAGCACGTCCTCTCTGCTCTCGGAAATGAGCAGCGTGTTCCAGCGCCTGTTACCCCCTTCCCTGGACGCCTATTCCGAGTGCACCGAGGTGGATCGGTCCAACTCGCTGGAGCGCCGGAAGGGGCCCTTACCAGCCAAAAGTGGGGGGTACCCGCCAGGGGTGGCGGCCTGGGCAGCCAGCACGCATTTCCAAAATCCCACCACCAACTCTGGGCCCCCACTTGGAGCTCACGCCATCGTGCAGCCCTCTTCAAAGTGGCTGCCTGCCATGGAGGAGATTCCTGAGAATTACGAAGAGGATGATTTTGACAATGTGCTCAACCACCTCAGTGACGGGAAACACGAACTCATGGATGCCAGCGAGCTAGTGGCTGAGATCAACAAACTGCTGCAAGATGTCCGCCAGAGCTAG